One window of Flavobacterium dauae genomic DNA carries:
- a CDS encoding NADH-quinone oxidoreductase subunit NuoE family protein encodes METLKKYHQDINITPELMQRIQELISHYPEGRQKSALLPVLHELQDAHDNWLSVDLQNKAAELLNITPIEVYEVVTFYTMFNQKPVGKYMLEFCVTSCCAINKAEDVMDYACEKLGVKPGQVTADGLFSVVGVQCLGACGYAPMLQLGDFYHEHLTKEKVDQLIEDCKADKITLHDK; translated from the coding sequence ATGGAAACATTAAAAAAATATCATCAAGACATCAATATCACCCCTGAATTAATGCAACGCATTCAGGAATTGATCAGTCATTATCCCGAGGGCAGACAAAAATCGGCATTACTTCCCGTATTGCACGAATTACAAGATGCGCACGACAATTGGTTAAGTGTTGATTTACAAAATAAAGCAGCCGAATTACTTAACATTACTCCTATCGAAGTGTACGAAGTGGTTACTTTTTATACCATGTTCAACCAAAAACCAGTAGGAAAGTATATGTTGGAATTTTGTGTAACATCTTGTTGTGCCATTAATAAAGCCGAAGATGTTATGGATTATGCCTGCGAAAAATTAGGCGTAAAACCAGGACAGGTAACAGCAGACGGATTATTTTCTGTAGTTGGTGTACAATGTTTAGGTGCTTGTGGTTATGCACCAATGTTACAGTTGGGCGATTTTTACCACGAACATTTAACCAAAGAAAAAGTAGATCAATTGATTGAAGATTGCAAAGCCGATAAAATAACTTTACACGATAAATAA
- the nuoH gene encoding NADH-quinone oxidoreductase subunit NuoH, producing MEEAIIIEKSVIIVAVFAITMLFAMYCTLAERKIAAWIQDRRGPNRAGPGGMLQPLADGLKLFAKEEFMPNTPNTFLFVFGPFISMTMALMTSAVIPWGDTLEIGGRKVILQAADINVAMLYVFAVLSVSVYGIMIGGWASNNKYSLISAMRVASQMISYEIAMGLSIVAILMMHSSMSLREIAAGQHEMHWNIFYQPLGFFIFLICSFAETNRTPFDLAECEQELIGGYHTEYSSMRMGFFLFAEYAAMFISSTLLAVLYLGAYNYPGMTWAAENWGENIANIIGIAVLFGKICFFIFLYMWVRWTIPRFRYDQLMNLGWKTLIPLAILNIVVTAVVLLLNR from the coding sequence ATGGAAGAAGCAATTATTATAGAAAAAAGCGTAATTATTGTCGCTGTTTTTGCAATTACCATGCTTTTTGCCATGTACTGTACCTTGGCAGAACGTAAAATTGCTGCTTGGATTCAAGACCGTAGAGGTCCAAACCGTGCGGGGCCGGGTGGAATGTTACAACCTTTGGCAGATGGTTTAAAACTTTTTGCGAAAGAAGAATTCATGCCAAACACACCAAATACGTTCTTATTCGTTTTTGGTCCGTTCATATCTATGACCATGGCATTAATGACGTCGGCGGTAATTCCGTGGGGTGATACCTTAGAAATTGGCGGTAGAAAGGTAATTTTACAGGCAGCTGATATTAACGTGGCAATGCTTTATGTTTTTGCAGTATTATCGGTAAGTGTGTACGGAATTATGATTGGTGGTTGGGCATCTAACAACAAATATTCATTGATTAGTGCTATGCGTGTGGCATCTCAAATGATTTCGTACGAAATTGCTATGGGATTGTCTATTGTTGCTATTCTAATGATGCACAGCTCTATGAGTTTGCGCGAAATTGCAGCAGGTCAGCACGAAATGCATTGGAATATCTTTTATCAGCCTTTAGGCTTTTTCATATTTTTGATTTGTTCGTTTGCAGAAACCAACAGAACACCTTTTGATTTGGCAGAATGTGAGCAAGAGTTAATTGGTGGATACCACACAGAATATTCGTCTATGAGAATGGGATTCTTCCTGTTTGCAGAATATGCGGCAATGTTTATCTCTTCTACCCTATTGGCAGTTCTTTATTTAGGAGCTTACAATTATCCGGGTATGACGTGGGCAGCCGAAAACTGGGGCGAAAACATCGCAAACATTATTGGTATTGCAGTATTGTTTGGTAAAATCTGTTTCTTTATTTTCTTGTACATGTGGGTACGTTGGACTATTCCACGTTTCCGTTATGACCAGTTAATGAATTTAGGTTGGAAAACGTTAATTCCGTTAGCAATATTAAACATTGTGGTTACTGCGGTTGTATTATTATTAAATCGCTAA
- a CDS encoding NADH-quinone oxidoreductase subunit A, whose product MQSSQLDLIPILMQLGLAAGFVFVTILVSGFLGPKKASKNKDVNFECGIESFGNARVPFNVRYFLVAILFVLFDVEVIFMYPWAVNFMELGWEGLYKMGIFMFLLIVGLLYEFKKKGLEFE is encoded by the coding sequence ATGCAATCAAGTCAACTGGATTTAATCCCAATCCTTATGCAGCTTGGGCTGGCAGCGGGTTTTGTTTTTGTAACTATTCTAGTTTCGGGTTTTTTAGGACCTAAAAAAGCATCAAAAAACAAAGATGTAAACTTTGAATGTGGTATAGAATCATTTGGTAACGCTCGTGTACCGTTTAATGTTCGCTACTTTTTAGTTGCCATTTTATTTGTTTTGTTCGATGTGGAAGTAATCTTCATGTATCCTTGGGCAGTAAATTTCATGGAACTAGGTTGGGAAGGCTTATACAAAATGGGCATTTTTATGTTCCTTTTAATTGTAGGCTTACTTTATGAGTTTAAGAAAAAAGGATTAGAGTTTGAATAA
- the nuoL gene encoding NADH-quinone oxidoreductase subunit L: MSTTILLLTLIFPLVGTLINGFWGKHLSKKVSGTIATLAIAASFVTSCLFFAYIQDGEPVKVVLFEWMNFNYFSIDFGFYFDQLAALWLMFITGIGTLIHLYSTSYMSHDENFSKFFTYLNFFVFFMLILVTGSNLAMMFIGWEGVGLCSYLLIGFWYKNQDYNNAAKKAFIMNRIGDLGFLVGIFVTGYLFHTLDFVALKEQSYLAPTLGIATMAFFIAATGKSAQLPLYTWLPDAMAGPTPVSALIHAATMVTAGIFMITRLNFLFDLTPDVQHIIAIIGAVTSLVAATIALVQNDIKKVLAYSTVSQLGLMFLALGLGAYEVAVFHVITHAFFKACLFLGSGSVIHAVGGEQDMRHMGGLRKHMKITYATFFISTLAISGFPPLSGFFSKDEILLTAFHHNTVLWVVASLASILTAFYMFRLLFLTFSNKFRGTKEQEDHLHESPSAMTMPLIILAVLAAVGGLISIPGNSWLNEFLKPVIKNSATLQHHELGTTEYMLMGLAVVGALVGLMVAYLKYIKNKQVPVNDNNVSGLQKLFANKYYLDEIYMLIIVNPLNFFGSFFKKQIDGLINGVVLSLGRIPAELSYQGKKAQNGNIGLYLFAFVIGVCGLLYYLFMCY, from the coding sequence ATGAGTACAACTATTTTACTACTTACATTGATTTTCCCTTTGGTTGGTACATTAATCAACGGATTTTGGGGCAAACATTTAAGCAAAAAAGTATCGGGTACTATTGCAACATTGGCTATTGCCGCATCGTTTGTAACTTCATGCTTATTTTTCGCTTACATTCAAGATGGTGAACCTGTAAAAGTGGTTTTGTTTGAATGGATGAATTTCAATTATTTTTCAATTGATTTCGGATTTTATTTTGATCAGTTAGCTGCTTTATGGCTGATGTTCATTACAGGTATCGGAACATTGATTCATCTGTATTCAACAAGCTATATGAGCCATGACGAGAATTTCTCGAAATTCTTTACCTACCTGAATTTCTTTGTTTTCTTCATGTTGATTTTAGTAACAGGAAGTAACTTGGCAATGATGTTCATTGGTTGGGAAGGTGTTGGTTTATGCTCGTACCTATTGATTGGTTTCTGGTATAAAAACCAAGACTACAACAACGCAGCAAAGAAAGCATTCATCATGAACCGTATTGGTGATTTAGGCTTTTTGGTCGGAATTTTCGTAACAGGCTATTTATTTCACACATTAGATTTTGTTGCCTTAAAAGAACAAAGCTACTTGGCTCCTACTTTAGGTATTGCAACTATGGCATTTTTCATAGCAGCAACAGGTAAAAGTGCTCAGTTACCGCTTTACACTTGGTTACCCGATGCAATGGCAGGTCCAACACCTGTATCGGCATTAATTCACGCGGCTACTATGGTAACGGCAGGTATCTTTATGATTACGCGTTTAAACTTTTTGTTCGATTTAACTCCGGATGTTCAGCATATCATTGCAATAATTGGTGCCGTAACCTCTTTAGTTGCCGCAACCATTGCCTTGGTACAAAACGATATTAAAAAAGTATTGGCATATTCTACCGTATCACAATTAGGTTTAATGTTTTTGGCATTAGGTTTAGGTGCTTACGAAGTTGCCGTTTTCCACGTAATTACACACGCATTCTTTAAAGCTTGTTTATTCTTAGGTTCGGGATCGGTTATACACGCAGTTGGCGGCGAACAAGATATGCGACACATGGGCGGATTGAGAAAACACATGAAAATTACTTATGCTACGTTTTTTATATCAACCTTAGCAATATCAGGTTTCCCTCCACTATCAGGTTTCTTCTCTAAAGACGAAATTTTATTGACAGCATTCCACCACAACACCGTTTTATGGGTTGTAGCGAGTTTAGCATCGATATTAACAGCTTTTTATATGTTCCGTTTATTGTTCTTGACCTTCTCTAACAAATTCAGAGGCACTAAAGAACAAGAAGATCATTTACACGAAAGTCCGTCTGCAATGACCATGCCTTTAATCATTTTAGCAGTTTTGGCAGCAGTTGGCGGATTAATCAGTATTCCGGGGAACAGTTGGTTAAACGAATTTTTAAAACCGGTAATTAAAAACAGTGCTACATTACAACACCATGAATTAGGCACAACCGAATACATGTTAATGGGCTTAGCTGTTGTTGGTGCATTGGTTGGTTTAATGGTTGCTTACTTAAAGTACATTAAAAACAAACAAGTACCTGTGAACGACAACAATGTATCGGGCTTACAGAAATTGTTTGCGAACAAATATTATTTAGATGAAATTTATATGTTGATTATTGTTAATCCGTTAAATTTCTTTGGATCTTTCTTTAAAAAACAAATTGATGGCTTAATCAACGGTGTTGTTTTAAGTTTAGGAAGAATTCCTGCAGAACTATCTTATCAAGGTAAAAAAGCACAAAACGGAAACATTGGCTTGTATTTATTTGCCTTTGTAATTGGTGTTTGTGGCTTGTTGTATTATTTATTTATGTGTTACTAA
- a CDS encoding NADH-quinone oxidoreductase subunit B, producing MSNPSNIKQVAPPEGFSGEGFFATKLSEVVGLARANSMWPLPFATSCCGIEYMATMAATYDIGRFGSERMSFSPRQADMLLVMGTIAKKMAPILRQVYEQMAEPKWVIAVGACASTGGVFDTYSVLQGIDKVIPVDVYVPGCPPRPEQILDGILELQNIVKNESVRRRSSDEYKDLLNSYNIK from the coding sequence ATGAGTAATCCATCAAACATAAAACAAGTTGCACCGCCCGAAGGTTTTTCCGGCGAAGGTTTTTTTGCAACAAAATTAAGCGAAGTTGTAGGTTTGGCTCGTGCCAATTCTATGTGGCCGTTACCTTTTGCAACATCATGTTGCGGTATTGAATACATGGCAACAATGGCTGCTACTTACGATATAGGCAGGTTCGGATCAGAACGTATGAGTTTCTCTCCTCGCCAGGCAGACATGCTTTTGGTTATGGGAACCATCGCTAAAAAAATGGCGCCGATTTTACGTCAGGTGTACGAACAAATGGCCGAACCTAAATGGGTTATTGCCGTTGGCGCCTGTGCAAGTACAGGTGGTGTTTTTGATACGTATTCTGTTTTACAGGGTATCGATAAAGTAATTCCTGTTGATGTTTACGTACCAGGTTGCCCACCACGTCCGGAACAAATTTTAGATGGTATTCTAGAATTACAAAACATCGTTAAAAACGAATCGGTTCGCCGTAGAAGCAGCGATGAATACAAAGATTTATTAAACTCATATAACATTAAATAA
- a CDS encoding NADH-quinone oxidoreductase subunit C: MSLTNEIIQQTLSQQFTPKVENFHILHDMLAFEVKKDASFEVIKFLKEDPSMNFNFLTDVCGVHYPDYEEDRQFCVVYHLHNWFDNIRVRVKVFLPANNPEAESIVPLYPAANWQERETYDFYGIVFKNHPQLKRILNMDEMESFPLRKEFPLEDQGRTDKDDRFFGRTGPNC, encoded by the coding sequence ATGAGCTTAACAAACGAAATCATTCAGCAAACCTTAAGCCAGCAGTTTACTCCAAAAGTAGAAAACTTTCATATTCTGCACGATATGTTGGCGTTTGAAGTTAAAAAAGATGCATCGTTCGAAGTGATTAAATTCTTAAAAGAAGATCCTTCTATGAACTTCAACTTTTTAACCGATGTTTGCGGAGTTCATTACCCAGATTACGAAGAAGACCGCCAGTTTTGTGTGGTGTATCATTTACACAATTGGTTTGATAATATACGTGTTCGCGTAAAAGTATTTTTACCGGCAAACAATCCCGAAGCAGAAAGTATTGTTCCATTGTATCCTGCTGCAAACTGGCAAGAACGCGAAACTTATGATTTCTACGGAATTGTATTTAAAAATCATCCGCAGTTAAAACGTATTTTAAATATGGATGAAATGGAATCTTTCCCACTTAGAAAAGAATTTCCTTTAGAAGATCAAGGTAGAACCGATAAAGACGACCGTTTCTTTGGTAGAACTGGTCCTAATTGTTAA
- a CDS encoding NADH-quinone oxidoreductase subunit J family protein, producing MIEILFYILSAVTLGSAFLTILSKNPIHSAIWLVICFFSIAGHYALLNSQFLAMVHIIVYSGAIMILMLFTIMLMNLNISDEIAKPIVTKIIATVCFCLIGFFLVSSLAQTAPALETYTQTGVDFQTIQVLGKVLLNEFVLPFEMAAILLLMAMIGAVLISKKEKKTA from the coding sequence ATGATAGAGATTTTATTTTACATTCTTTCGGCTGTTACTTTAGGAAGCGCGTTTTTAACCATTCTTTCTAAAAACCCTATACACAGTGCCATTTGGTTGGTTATCTGTTTCTTTAGTATTGCAGGTCATTACGCCCTATTAAACTCTCAGTTCTTGGCAATGGTTCACATCATTGTATATTCTGGAGCGATTATGATTTTAATGTTGTTCACCATCATGTTAATGAACTTGAACATAAGTGATGAAATTGCAAAACCTATTGTAACCAAAATAATTGCTACGGTTTGTTTCTGTTTGATCGGATTCTTTTTAGTGAGTTCCTTGGCACAAACAGCTCCGGCATTAGAAACTTATACACAAACAGGAGTAGATTTTCAAACCATTCAGGTTTTAGGAAAAGTGTTATTGAACGAATTTGTACTTCCGTTTGAAATGGCTGCTATTTTATTGTTAATGGCAATGATTGGCGCCGTATTAATATCTAAAAAAGAGAAAAAAACAGCATAA
- a CDS encoding NuoI/complex I 23 kDa subunit family protein, with product MSIQNTSLSGRKKQVSNKEMTLGERLYIGAIAGGMATTFKHLFKKKVTISYPEETRPFSPVYRGQHMLMRDEEGRERCTACGLCALSCPAEAITMKAAERTADELHLYREEKYAEIYEINMLRCIYCGLCEEACPKQAIYLTTSKKIVKADTNREHFIFGKEQLVMPLDQAINNTAKSE from the coding sequence ATGTCAATTCAAAATACATCCTTATCGGGAAGAAAAAAGCAAGTTTCTAATAAAGAAATGACACTTGGCGAACGTTTGTATATTGGTGCAATTGCAGGCGGTATGGCAACTACTTTTAAGCATTTGTTTAAAAAGAAGGTTACTATTAGTTACCCGGAAGAAACACGTCCGTTCAGTCCGGTTTATCGCGGTCAGCACATGCTAATGCGCGATGAAGAAGGTAGAGAACGTTGTACAGCTTGTGGTTTGTGTGCATTATCATGCCCTGCCGAAGCTATTACCATGAAAGCTGCTGAACGCACTGCAGACGAATTGCACTTATACCGCGAAGAAAAATACGCAGAAATTTACGAGATTAATATGTTGCGTTGTATTTACTGCGGTTTGTGCGAAGAAGCTTGCCCTAAACAGGCAATTTATCTTACTACATCTAAAAAAATCGTAAAGGCTGATACTAATCGCGAGCATTTTATTTTTGGTAAAGAGCAATTGGTTATGCCTTTAGATCAAGCTATTAACAACACAGCAAAATCAGAATAA
- a CDS encoding 2Fe-2S iron-sulfur cluster-binding protein — protein sequence MKVTIDGIELEVEPGTTVLQAARMIGGDVVPPAMCYYSKLKDTGGNCRACLVEVSKGSEADPRPMPKMMPSCKTGVMDGMEVKVKTSDRALDARKAVTEFLLINHPLDCPVCDQAGECDLQNLSFKHGLEKTRFKEEKRTFEPENIGDKIQLHMNRCILCYRCVHTAEQVCGSRNHGVLNRGDHAQISTYVSAAIDHEMSGNMIDVCPVGALTDKTFRFKSRVWFNKPFDAHRNCDKCCGKTTLWMFGNEIQRVTARKDEFHEVEEFICNECRFDHKEVSDWVIEGPRKFEKWSVINQSNYTRKMDTVKIDTEKHILEGRDQDRKKISMTEVPYKNTENS from the coding sequence ATGAAAGTTACAATAGACGGAATAGAACTAGAAGTAGAACCAGGTACAACCGTACTACAGGCTGCCCGTATGATTGGTGGCGATGTGGTACCGCCTGCGATGTGCTACTATTCAAAATTAAAAGACACCGGTGGTAACTGCCGTGCCTGTTTGGTAGAAGTATCAAAAGGTAGCGAAGCAGATCCGCGCCCTATGCCTAAAATGATGCCATCGTGTAAAACGGGCGTTATGGACGGAATGGAAGTAAAAGTAAAGACTTCAGATAGAGCATTAGATGCACGCAAAGCAGTTACCGAATTTTTATTGATCAACCACCCGTTAGATTGCCCTGTTTGTGACCAAGCCGGTGAATGTGATTTGCAAAACCTATCGTTTAAACACGGATTGGAAAAAACGCGTTTTAAAGAAGAAAAACGTACGTTTGAACCAGAAAACATTGGCGATAAAATTCAATTGCACATGAACCGTTGTATTTTGTGTTATCGTTGTGTGCATACGGCAGAACAAGTTTGTGGCAGCAGAAATCACGGTGTTTTAAATCGTGGCGATCATGCACAAATTTCCACTTATGTATCGGCAGCAATAGACCACGAAATGTCCGGTAATATGATTGATGTGTGTCCCGTTGGTGCGTTGACCGATAAAACCTTCCGTTTTAAATCGCGTGTTTGGTTTAACAAACCGTTTGATGCCCACAGAAACTGTGATAAATGTTGTGGAAAAACCACTTTATGGATGTTTGGCAACGAAATTCAACGTGTTACGGCTCGTAAAGACGAGTTTCACGAAGTAGAAGAGTTCATTTGCAACGAGTGCCGTTTTGATCACAAAGAAGTATCTGATTGGGTAATTGAAGGTCCTCGCAAATTTGAGAAATGGAGTGTTATCAATCAAAGCAACTACACCCGTAAAATGGATACGGTTAAAATTGATACCGAAAAGCATATTTTAGAAGGTCGAGATCAAGATCGTAAAAAAATTAGTATGACAGAAGTTCCATATAAAAACACAGAAAACAGTTAA
- the nuoK gene encoding NADH-quinone oxidoreductase subunit NuoK, translating to MENVLQQIGIDQYIYLAILLFCIGAFGILYRRNAIVMFMSIEIMLNAANLLLVAFSTYHEDANGQVFVFFTMAVAAAEVAIGLAILVAIYRNIGSIDIDKLKKLKG from the coding sequence ATGGAAAACGTTTTACAACAAATTGGGATAGACCAATACATTTACTTAGCCATATTACTGTTTTGTATTGGTGCATTTGGTATTTTATACCGTAGAAATGCAATTGTTATGTTCATGTCGATCGAAATTATGCTAAACGCTGCAAACTTGCTTTTAGTTGCTTTTTCTACGTATCACGAAGATGCAAACGGACAGGTATTTGTATTTTTTACAATGGCTGTTGCTGCTGCCGAAGTAGCAATTGGACTGGCAATTTTGGTGGCGATTTATAGAAATATAGGATCGATTGATATTGATAAACTTAAAAAATTAAAAGGATAG
- the nuoF gene encoding NADH-quinone oxidoreductase subunit NuoF: protein MGQKILFEKIHIPGIKTYDVYRENGGYASVEKALKMNPDDITEEVKTSGLRGRGGAGFPVGLKWSFIDKKSGNPRHLVCNADESEPGTFKDRYLMEYIPHLLIEGMITSSFALGANLSYIYIRGEYMWVFKTLERAIKEAYAAGWLGKNIKGSGYDLDLHVHCGGGAYICGEETALIESLEGKRGNPRIKPPFPAVKGLWQNPTVVNNVESIATVPWILLNSGEDYAKIGLGRSTGTKLFSVSGHVKKPGVYEIEMGMTVDEFMNSDEYCGGMIDDRPLKGLIPGGSSVPILPQHLIFKTANGEDRLMTYESLADGGFATGSSLGSGGFIVYNDTACIVRNTWNFSRFYHHESCGQCSPCREGTGWMEKILWRIENGQGTEEDIDVLWSIQAKIEGNTICPLGDAAAWPVAAAIRHFRDEFEYHIRFPEKIKKRDHFVNEPFEKVKHLLNTVTI from the coding sequence ATGGGACAAAAGATATTATTTGAAAAAATTCATATTCCGGGTATTAAAACGTACGATGTTTATCGTGAAAATGGTGGATATGCTTCTGTAGAAAAAGCATTGAAAATGAATCCCGACGATATTACCGAAGAAGTAAAAACTTCTGGTCTTCGTGGTCGTGGTGGCGCTGGTTTCCCTGTGGGATTGAAGTGGAGCTTTATCGATAAAAAATCTGGAAATCCACGCCATTTGGTTTGTAATGCCGATGAATCTGAACCAGGTACATTTAAAGATCGATATTTAATGGAATATATTCCGCATTTATTGATCGAAGGAATGATTACCTCGTCGTTTGCTTTAGGTGCAAACCTTTCGTACATCTACATTCGTGGCGAATATATGTGGGTTTTTAAAACCTTAGAACGCGCCATTAAAGAAGCCTACGCAGCCGGTTGGTTGGGTAAAAATATAAAAGGATCGGGTTACGATTTGGATCTTCACGTTCATTGTGGCGGTGGTGCGTATATCTGCGGAGAAGAAACCGCTTTAATAGAATCTTTGGAAGGTAAGCGTGGAAATCCGCGTATTAAACCGCCTTTCCCGGCTGTTAAAGGATTGTGGCAAAACCCAACGGTTGTAAATAACGTAGAATCAATCGCTACCGTGCCTTGGATTTTATTGAATTCGGGTGAAGATTATGCTAAAATTGGTTTAGGCAGATCTACCGGAACAAAATTATTCTCAGTTTCTGGTCACGTTAAAAAACCAGGAGTTTATGAAATTGAAATGGGTATGACCGTTGATGAATTCATGAATTCTGATGAATATTGTGGTGGAATGATCGATGATCGTCCGTTAAAAGGATTAATTCCTGGAGGTTCTTCGGTGCCAATTCTTCCACAACACTTAATTTTCAAAACAGCGAACGGAGAAGATCGTTTAATGACGTATGAATCGTTGGCCGACGGCGGTTTCGCAACAGGATCATCATTAGGTTCAGGCGGATTCATCGTTTATAATGATACGGCTTGTATCGTTCGAAATACATGGAATTTCTCAAGATTCTATCACCATGAAAGTTGTGGGCAATGTTCGCCTTGTCGTGAAGGAACCGGTTGGATGGAAAAAATCTTGTGGAGAATAGAAAACGGTCAGGGTACAGAAGAAGATATCGATGTATTGTGGAGTATTCAAGCAAAAATTGAAGGTAACACCATTTGTCCGTTAGGCGACGCTGCTGCTTGGCCAGTTGCTGCTGCTATTCGTCATTTTAGAGACGAGTTTGAATACCACATTCGTTTCCCTGAAAAAATTAAAAAAAGAGACCATTTTGTAAATGAGCCTTTTGAAAAAGTGAAACATTTATTAAACACAGTAACAATATAA
- a CDS encoding NADH-quinone oxidoreductase subunit D codes for MSDLLLVPEKRFEKQILETREKDGVELSILNLGPTHPATHGIFQNILLMDGEKIIDGEGTVGYIHRAFEKIAENRPFYQINVLTDRLNYCSSPINNTGWWMTVEKMLGIEIPKRVQYMRVIIMELARIADHIICSSVMGVDTGALTGFLYVMQYREKIYEIYEEICGARLTTNMGRIGGFEREWSETAWRKIDEFLAEFPAVWTEFENMLSRNRIFMDRTIGAGAIDADMAMSYGFTGPNLRAAGVDYDLRVAQPYCSYEDFEFDIPVGQNGDCYDRFCVRNAEVWESMKIIRQALEKMPAEGGYHADVPDYYLPPKEDVYNNMEALIYHFKIVMGEIPVPNTEVYHAVEGGNGELGFYLITNGSRVPYRLHFRRPCFIYYQAYNEIVKGRSLSDAIITLSSMNVIAGELDC; via the coding sequence ATGTCAGATTTATTATTAGTTCCGGAAAAGCGATTTGAAAAACAAATCCTGGAAACAAGAGAAAAAGATGGTGTAGAATTATCTATTTTAAATTTAGGTCCTACACACCCGGCAACCCACGGAATTTTTCAAAACATCCTTTTAATGGATGGCGAAAAAATCATTGATGGAGAAGGAACCGTTGGATACATTCACCGTGCCTTTGAGAAAATTGCAGAAAACCGTCCGTTTTATCAAATCAACGTTTTAACCGATCGTTTAAACTACTGTTCATCGCCAATTAACAACACCGGTTGGTGGATGACGGTTGAAAAAATGTTGGGTATCGAAATTCCAAAACGCGTACAATATATGCGTGTAATTATTATGGAATTAGCGCGTATTGCCGATCACATCATTTGTAGTTCGGTTATGGGTGTTGATACCGGCGCATTAACCGGTTTCTTATACGTAATGCAGTATCGCGAAAAAATATACGAAATCTACGAAGAAATCTGTGGTGCACGTTTAACTACAAACATGGGACGTATTGGTGGTTTTGAGCGTGAATGGAGTGAAACTGCTTGGAGAAAAATCGATGAATTTTTAGCAGAATTCCCAGCCGTGTGGACAGAGTTTGAAAACATGCTTTCACGTAATCGTATCTTTATGGATCGTACCATTGGTGCAGGTGCTATTGATGCCGATATGGCAATGAGCTACGGTTTCACAGGACCAAATTTACGTGCTGCCGGTGTTGATTACGATCTTCGTGTAGCGCAACCTTACTGTTCGTACGAAGATTTTGAATTTGACATTCCTGTTGGGCAAAACGGCGATTGTTACGATCGTTTTTGTGTGCGTAATGCAGAAGTTTGGGAAAGTATGAAAATCATCCGTCAGGCATTGGAAAAAATGCCGGCAGAAGGTGGTTATCACGCAGATGTTCCTGATTATTATCTTCCTCCAAAAGAAGATGTTTACAATAATATGGAAGCCTTAATTTACCATTTTAAAATTGTAATGGGCGAAATTCCGGTTCCAAACACAGAAGTTTATCATGCTGTTGAAGGCGGAAACGGCGAATTAGGTTTTTACCTGATTACCAACGGTAGCCGCGTGCCTTACCGTTTACACTTCCGCAGACCATGTTTTATTTATTACCAGGCATATAACGAAATTGTTAAAGGGCGCAGCTTGTCTGATGCTATTATTACCCTTTCAAGTATGAACGTTATTGCAGGCGAATTAGATTGTTAA